One window from the genome of Desulfobotulus pelophilus encodes:
- a CDS encoding sensor domain-containing diguanylate cyclase, with the protein MKEKFHNRFSFPFPMVCALCFVAGCILLFGMVACHVGEEVPESPAGPLSGASVYRFILDGEDGGESPSPALGEKEESVTAPVSLVFWAGTFIIAGLGCLLLVYRHRIREKKQLQEGFLLLNEGMKAVQRGDYTIRIGKGPLQEAETVFTAFDEMAETLERSDRGRRTLVDTQLQNTTRWIREMRRRQKELASHGNLLEEKVAARTRVLESINTALRSSVRSLERRTLEITLLNRLAESLQHAKHAEDAATLVIRACQQIFPSDAGVFAFADADGKMQVVAGWGRDRPDIDSCMGDACPRKQKGGDKIDGCSAGVDGYDELCIPVIPREGGGAMMRIRLRQMADLYGRRQAARRALAGSVAGHLAACLTSLHLVDRLRREAVTDPLTGLYNRRYMEETFLREFARVRRENIPLSVILMDVDHFKIFNDTHGHDIGDAVLRHLAVILKKDVRTEDVACRFGGEEFLLLMPGLSSDSGLERGEFLRRRVEESPLVLDGYGELSVTLSMGLASYPEDGELPQDLILAADKAMYEAKAQGRNRIRRPWRPEADHQWAMFNKKPYL; encoded by the coding sequence ATGAAAGAAAAATTTCACAATCGCTTTTCTTTTCCTTTCCCCATGGTTTGTGCGCTGTGTTTTGTGGCTGGTTGTATTCTTTTGTTTGGGATGGTTGCCTGCCATGTGGGGGAAGAGGTTCCGGAAAGTCCGGCAGGGCCGCTTTCCGGGGCCTCTGTCTACAGGTTTATTCTTGATGGAGAGGATGGGGGAGAATCGCCTTCCCCAGCTCTTGGGGAGAAGGAAGAAAGCGTTACGGCTCCAGTATCACTGGTTTTCTGGGCGGGCACGTTTATCATCGCTGGCCTTGGTTGCCTGCTGCTGGTGTACCGGCACCGAATTCGGGAAAAAAAGCAGTTGCAGGAAGGCTTTCTGCTTCTGAATGAGGGTATGAAAGCTGTGCAGAGGGGTGACTATACCATCAGGATCGGTAAGGGCCCGTTGCAGGAAGCAGAGACGGTTTTTACTGCTTTTGACGAGATGGCAGAAACCCTTGAACGTTCGGACAGGGGGCGAAGGACTCTGGTTGATACCCAGCTCCAGAACACTACCCGGTGGATTCGGGAAATGCGGCGTCGTCAGAAAGAGTTGGCTTCTCACGGAAATTTGCTGGAGGAAAAGGTTGCTGCCCGTACGCGGGTACTGGAATCCATCAATACAGCCCTCCGAAGCAGTGTCCGTTCCCTTGAAAGGCGAACTCTTGAAATCACATTGCTGAACCGGCTTGCCGAATCGCTGCAGCATGCCAAACATGCCGAGGATGCCGCAACGCTGGTGATTCGTGCCTGTCAGCAGATTTTCCCTTCGGATGCAGGTGTTTTTGCCTTTGCTGATGCGGATGGCAAGATGCAGGTTGTCGCCGGATGGGGACGGGATCGTCCGGATATTGATTCTTGCATGGGTGATGCCTGCCCCCGAAAACAGAAGGGCGGGGATAAGATCGATGGGTGCAGTGCCGGAGTGGATGGCTATGATGAACTCTGTATCCCCGTAATTCCTAGGGAGGGAGGAGGGGCCATGATGAGGATCCGTCTGCGTCAGATGGCCGACCTCTATGGCCGCAGGCAGGCGGCCCGGCGTGCCCTAGCCGGGAGTGTGGCCGGCCACCTTGCTGCCTGTCTTACCTCTCTCCATCTGGTGGATCGACTCCGCCGAGAAGCGGTTACGGATCCGCTGACAGGCCTCTATAACCGCAGATATATGGAAGAAACCTTTCTTCGGGAGTTTGCCCGCGTACGGAGAGAAAACATTCCCCTTTCTGTTATTCTCATGGATGTGGATCACTTCAAGATTTTTAATGATACCCATGGTCATGATATAGGCGATGCGGTTTTACGGCACCTTGCGGTGATCCTGAAAAAGGATGTGCGCACGGAAGATGTAGCCTGTCGTTTTGGCGGAGAAGAATTTCTCCTGTTGATGCCGGGTCTTTCCTCTGATTCCGGCCTTGAACGGGGAGAGTTTTTGCGTCGCAGGGTGGAAGAATCGCCTTTAGTGCTGGATGGGTATGGAGAGCTTTCCGTTACCCTGTCCATGGGGCTGGCCTCTTATCCTGAAGATGGAGAGTTGCCGCAGGATCTTATTCTGGCTGCCGATAAGGCCATGTATGAAGCGAAGGCGCAGGGAAGGAACCGAATTCGTCGGCCATGGCGTCCTGAAGCGGATCATCAGTGGGCCATGTTTAATAAGAAACCGTATCTATAG
- a CDS encoding nitroreductase family protein — protein sequence MSELLNVLKSRRSIRKFEDRMVSGEDLQKILEAVQWSQSWANTQCWEVIVVRDEDTRLGLQETLAPRNPATKAIVAAPLLLVLCGKKGASGYYDGKAPTVLGDWMLYDLGIATQSLCLTAHDMGLATVVVGLFDHAKAADILGVPDAVQVVSMIPLGYPEKAPKAPERKALDVFCHNERYGG from the coding sequence ATGTCAGAATTGTTGAATGTCCTGAAAAGCCGTCGCAGTATCCGTAAATTTGAGGATCGTATGGTTTCCGGGGAGGATCTGCAGAAAATATTGGAAGCCGTGCAGTGGTCGCAGTCATGGGCGAATACGCAGTGCTGGGAAGTGATTGTTGTGAGGGATGAGGATACACGGCTGGGGCTTCAGGAAACACTTGCACCGCGGAATCCTGCCACCAAAGCCATTGTGGCGGCACCTTTACTGCTTGTTCTCTGTGGGAAGAAGGGGGCCAGCGGTTATTATGACGGTAAAGCCCCTACCGTTCTAGGCGACTGGATGTTATATGATCTGGGAATTGCAACCCAGAGCCTGTGCCTGACAGCCCATGATATGGGTCTGGCAACGGTGGTGGTTGGTTTGTTTGATCATGCAAAGGCGGCAGATATTCTGGGGGTTCCCGATGCTGTGCAGGTTGTGAGTATGATTCCCTTGGGATATCCTGAAAAAGCTCCAAAGGCTCCGGAGCGGAAAGCTCTGGATGTTTTCTGCCATAATGAGCGATACGGCGGATAG
- a CDS encoding AMP-dependent synthetase/ligase, producing the protein MYQQAQKWYLTRQTFPELFQRNVARFPDRPAQKWRDEKGNVSSLAYGRLGEVIREISGGLLSRGVKKGDRVAILAPTVPQWLWADYAILCSGAITVAVHPALSALEMAEQVQDSGARWVFIYGRTTKERFAAVKPECVTTIISLGPENDSPDDGVNLICLNDFREEGRRFFQLSPLLFGTRWRSVQPDDAMTLIYTSGTTGQPKGVLHTHASMTFACIRDLCAIPLLTEKDCLLSFLPLSHSFERQCGHGTAMFAAVPIAYGSTSTLGEDLRLFRPTYMLGVPHTYAKVYGRASETLRGAVERFLFRKATDAGSFVVEKILRAAGVVDMSAKRSPCVQGFGFSLYYRLLDFFIFRKLRRRLGGRIRFVFSAAGALPENICRLYLAAGIRLLEGYGTTETCNTIALNPVHAIKPGSVGVFCKGVSWRLAEDGELLVKGDFLFRGYWNNPAATNAAFTPDGFYRTGDVVELTEDGYLRMVDRKKGMIMLTTGHRVASVKLEALFSLSPYIENTVVVGDDRPFPVVLIEPNFTTFVRMFREAGIPFSEEILETKEDDVCRVRPGFVKIPELVAMMEVEIASVNGQLQKFEKIGGYVILHERLCVETGELTPTLKVRREVVLSRYRDGIEKVYQKGPVLE; encoded by the coding sequence ATGTATCAGCAGGCACAGAAATGGTACCTGACCCGGCAGACATTTCCTGAGCTCTTTCAGCGAAATGTTGCCCGTTTTCCAGATCGCCCGGCCCAGAAGTGGCGGGATGAAAAGGGAAACGTTAGCAGCCTTGCCTATGGGCGTCTGGGTGAGGTGATCAGGGAAATCAGCGGTGGGCTGCTGTCACGGGGGGTGAAGAAGGGAGACCGGGTCGCCATTCTGGCTCCTACGGTACCGCAGTGGTTGTGGGCGGATTATGCTATTTTATGTTCGGGTGCCATCACCGTAGCTGTTCATCCGGCTCTTTCAGCTTTGGAAATGGCAGAGCAGGTACAGGACTCTGGAGCACGGTGGGTTTTTATTTATGGCAGAACCACAAAGGAGCGGTTTGCCGCTGTAAAGCCCGAGTGCGTTACAACCATTATCTCGCTGGGGCCTGAGAACGATTCCCCAGATGATGGCGTGAATCTTATATGTCTCAATGATTTCCGGGAAGAGGGCCGTCGTTTTTTCCAGCTGTCTCCTTTGTTGTTCGGAACCCGCTGGCGGAGTGTGCAACCTGATGATGCCATGACTCTGATCTATACTTCCGGAACCACGGGACAGCCCAAAGGGGTTCTGCATACCCATGCTTCCATGACCTTTGCCTGTATACGGGATCTCTGCGCCATTCCCCTCCTCACAGAAAAAGACTGCCTTCTGTCCTTTTTGCCGTTGTCCCATAGTTTTGAGCGTCAGTGCGGTCATGGCACAGCTATGTTTGCAGCCGTTCCCATTGCCTATGGTTCAACCTCTACGCTGGGTGAGGACCTGAGGCTTTTCAGGCCAACCTATATGCTGGGAGTTCCCCATACCTATGCGAAGGTATATGGGAGGGCATCGGAAACCCTTAGGGGGGCTGTAGAGCGTTTTCTGTTTCGTAAAGCGACAGATGCTGGTTCTTTCGTGGTGGAAAAAATCCTACGGGCCGCCGGTGTTGTGGACATGTCGGCAAAACGAAGTCCCTGTGTTCAGGGCTTCGGATTTTCTCTTTATTATCGTCTTCTGGATTTTTTCATTTTCCGCAAACTCCGCAGGCGGCTTGGCGGGAGGATCCGTTTTGTTTTTTCCGCAGCAGGAGCCCTTCCGGAAAACATATGCCGTCTTTATCTGGCCGCAGGCATACGCCTGCTGGAAGGGTACGGTACTACAGAAACCTGTAATACCATTGCTCTTAATCCTGTTCATGCGATCAAACCGGGATCTGTAGGTGTTTTTTGTAAAGGGGTCAGCTGGCGCCTGGCGGAAGATGGGGAGCTTCTTGTCAAAGGAGATTTTCTTTTCAGGGGATATTGGAACAACCCGGCTGCCACGAATGCTGCTTTTACGCCGGATGGATTTTATCGTACCGGAGATGTGGTGGAGCTCACGGAAGACGGTTATCTGCGCATGGTGGACCGGAAAAAAGGCATGATTATGCTGACAACGGGACACAGGGTAGCATCGGTTAAACTGGAAGCCCTGTTCTCTCTGAGCCCTTATATTGAAAATACTGTGGTGGTGGGGGATGACAGGCCCTTTCCTGTTGTACTGATAGAGCCAAATTTTACAACCTTTGTCCGTATGTTTCGGGAGGCCGGTATTCCCTTTTCCGAAGAAATCCTGGAGACAAAAGAAGATGATGTCTGCAGGGTCCGGCCAGGTTTTGTGAAAATTCCTGAGCTTGTGGCGATGATGGAAGTGGAGATTGCTTCTGTCAACGGACAGTTGCAGAAGTTTGAAAAGATCGGTGGCTATGTGATTTTGCATGAGAGGCTGTGTGTGGAAACAGGAGAGTTGACGCCCACCTTGAAAGTGCGTAGGGAGGTGGTGCTGAGCCGTTACAGGGACGGGATTGAGAAGGTTTATCAAAAAGGTCCTGTGCTGGAGTGA
- the tsaA gene encoding tRNA (N6-threonylcarbamoyladenosine(37)-N6)-methyltransferase TrmO encodes MNSLLIPCIGTIYSPFSDLQNMPIQPVGAADVEGTVVIMPAFVDGLKDLDGFSHLYLFYFFHGARQEKMRVVPFMDTEERGVFSTRSPLRPSHLGMSVVELLEVKGAELRILGVDVLNGTPLVDIKPYIPAFDHRENVRTGWMTREREGVVSARSDHRFV; translated from the coding sequence ATGAACTCATTACTTATTCCGTGCATAGGGACCATCTACTCTCCCTTTTCGGACCTGCAGAATATGCCCATACAGCCGGTGGGGGCCGCCGATGTGGAAGGGACCGTTGTTATAATGCCAGCCTTTGTGGATGGCCTTAAGGATCTCGACGGGTTCAGCCATCTTTATCTGTTTTATTTTTTTCATGGAGCCAGGCAGGAAAAAATGCGTGTCGTACCTTTTATGGATACGGAGGAAAGGGGTGTTTTTTCTACCCGATCGCCCCTGAGACCAAGTCATCTTGGCATGTCTGTGGTAGAACTGCTGGAGGTTAAGGGAGCAGAACTTCGAATTCTGGGGGTGGATGTGCTGAACGGAACGCCCCTTGTGGACATTAAACCTTATATACCCGCGTTTGATCACAGGGAGAACGTTCGTACGGGATGGATGACCCGGGAGCGGGAGGGCGTGGTGTCAGCGCGTTCGGATCATCGTTTTGTTTGA
- a CDS encoding chalcone isomerase family protein: MKKILVLIAICFLAVPAMASTKVGSVELPQTISMDNDTLVLNGAGIRKRAFINLYVGALYVQKKNSNANTIIHADEPMLIQLHITSGMITRERMLDAINEGFDAATGGNTDAIQSRIEELNGFFNDEIKEGDLIELAYAPEKGIIMSKNGEQRGTIAGLDFKKALFAIWLGDKPADKRLQRDMLN; encoded by the coding sequence ATGAAAAAAATTCTTGTTCTGATCGCCATCTGCTTCCTTGCTGTTCCAGCCATGGCAAGCACAAAAGTTGGCAGCGTGGAACTGCCTCAGACCATTTCCATGGATAATGACACCCTGGTTCTTAATGGAGCAGGCATCCGGAAAAGGGCTTTCATCAATCTTTATGTTGGTGCGCTGTATGTACAGAAAAAAAACAGTAATGCCAACACCATCATCCATGCAGACGAACCCATGCTGATTCAGCTCCATATCACTTCCGGCATGATTACCAGAGAAAGAATGCTGGATGCCATCAATGAAGGCTTTGATGCTGCGACGGGAGGCAATACGGATGCCATCCAGTCCCGCATCGAAGAACTGAACGGTTTTTTCAATGATGAAATTAAGGAAGGTGATCTCATTGAGCTGGCTTACGCACCCGAAAAAGGAATCATCATGAGTAAAAACGGAGAACAGCGCGGCACGATTGCAGGCCTTGACTTCAAAAAAGCTCTTTTCGCCATATGGCTGGGCGACAAGCCTGCGGATAAACGCCTGCAAAGAGATATGCTGAATTAA
- a CDS encoding DUF2147 domain-containing protein, whose translation MAKPTLSLIAFIMCMIPLPFTAMASSAPTGLWQTEGKKSVVEVIALPESKSWAAHIVWLDKKQKEPSEKLLDTLNPDPMKRKNPVMGLTIAWGFKTSEDGTWKDGQVYDPETGKMYKAQARMRGDRLELRGYIGLPAFGRSTSWKRIPQLPGPYE comes from the coding sequence ATGGCTAAGCCAACATTGTCACTGATCGCCTTTATCATGTGCATGATTCCGTTACCATTCACGGCCATGGCATCATCTGCTCCCACGGGCCTCTGGCAGACAGAAGGCAAAAAATCCGTTGTGGAAGTCATCGCCCTCCCCGAAAGCAAAAGCTGGGCAGCACACATTGTCTGGCTGGATAAGAAACAGAAAGAGCCCTCCGAAAAACTGCTGGACACATTGAATCCTGACCCCATGAAACGGAAAAACCCCGTAATGGGGCTTACCATAGCATGGGGATTCAAAACCTCTGAAGATGGCACATGGAAAGACGGACAGGTTTACGATCCTGAAACAGGAAAAATGTATAAAGCCCAGGCCAGAATGCGCGGTGACCGGTTGGAGCTCCGCGGATACATAGGGCTTCCAGCCTTTGGCCGCAGTACCTCATGGAAAAGAATCCCCCAGCTACCCGGACCTTACGAATAA
- a CDS encoding dihydroorotate dehydrogenase: MQPDLRVNIAGLELKNPVLTASGTFGYGLEYAEVTRLSGIGAIVVKGLSLTPSAGNPEPRVVETASGLLNAVGLENIGIEAFLQYKLPLLSSFGTPVIANLYGKSEEEYRALALRIGDNPDIAALEINISCPNVKAGGMAFGTDPSAAARLTATIRSATAKPLIVKLSPNVTDIRIIARSVEEAGADALSLINTLTGMSIDAKTRRPRLANITGGLSGPAIKPVALRMVWEAASCVRIPIIGLGGIMSATDAVEFFLAGASAVAVGTANFINPDVTGNIVRGLEEYLIQNSIPSVNDLRGALLLP; the protein is encoded by the coding sequence ATGCAACCGGATCTTCGTGTGAATATTGCAGGACTTGAACTGAAAAATCCAGTACTGACTGCTTCCGGCACCTTTGGCTACGGCCTGGAATACGCTGAAGTGACCCGACTTTCCGGGATTGGAGCCATTGTAGTCAAAGGACTTTCCCTTACGCCTTCTGCTGGAAATCCTGAACCAAGGGTGGTGGAGACCGCTTCCGGTCTTCTCAATGCCGTTGGGCTTGAAAATATCGGTATAGAAGCATTTCTTCAATACAAGCTTCCCCTTCTTTCATCCTTCGGCACGCCTGTCATCGCCAATCTTTACGGAAAAAGCGAGGAAGAGTATAGAGCTCTTGCCCTTCGCATTGGGGACAACCCGGATATCGCAGCACTGGAAATCAACATTTCCTGCCCCAACGTAAAGGCAGGGGGTATGGCATTCGGTACGGATCCATCAGCCGCGGCCCGGCTGACGGCAACCATTCGCAGCGCTACAGCCAAACCACTGATTGTAAAGTTATCTCCCAACGTCACGGATATACGGATCATTGCCCGCAGCGTGGAAGAAGCCGGTGCCGATGCCTTGAGCCTTATCAACACCCTTACCGGCATGAGTATTGATGCCAAAACCCGCCGACCAAGACTGGCCAATATTACAGGCGGGCTTTCCGGCCCGGCTATCAAACCCGTAGCCCTGCGTATGGTCTGGGAAGCTGCGTCCTGTGTGCGCATACCCATCATCGGTCTGGGAGGTATTATGAGCGCAACGGATGCCGTGGAATTTTTTCTGGCCGGAGCCAGCGCCGTGGCTGTTGGAACAGCGAATTTCATTAATCCCGATGTTACCGGAAACATTGTCAGAGGCCTTGAAGAGTATCTCATACAAAACAGCATCCCCTCCGTTAACGACTTACGGGGAGCCCTGCTGCTTCCATAA
- a CDS encoding 3-isopropylmalate dehydratase large subunit has protein sequence MGKTITEKIFDAHRVDNPAGDIQVIRLDAVFCHEITTPVAINDLVARGKDRVFDASRIKAVIDHVTPAKDSKTAEQGKIVREWARRHGIVDFFDIGRNGVCHALFPEKGFVRPGYTIIMGDSHTCTHGAFGAFAAGVGTTDLEVGILKGVCAFKAPKTLKVEVTGSLPEGVYAKDVILALIGELGVNGATNKVIEFTGSVVEKMSMESRMTLCNMAIEAGGTCGVCYPDSVTVDYLWPFIGNDYPSREAALEDFSRWISDADAVYDGVMNLDVSGLSPMVTFGYKPDQVKPVTEMEGTPVDQVYIGSCTNGRIEDLRIAAAVLKGKRIADSVRGVVSPATPEVYRMALAEGIIQIFMDAGFCVTNPTCGACLGMSNGVLADGEVCAATTNRNFNGRMGKGGMVHLMSPATAAATAIAGNIVNSELFDGREAGA, from the coding sequence ATGGGCAAGACCATTACAGAAAAGATATTTGATGCCCACCGGGTGGATAATCCTGCAGGAGACATTCAGGTGATTCGTCTGGATGCGGTATTCTGCCATGAGATTACGACGCCGGTAGCCATCAATGACCTTGTGGCCCGGGGGAAAGACCGGGTGTTTGACGCTTCACGGATCAAAGCCGTTATCGATCATGTGACACCGGCAAAGGATTCCAAAACTGCGGAACAGGGTAAGATTGTTCGGGAGTGGGCCAGACGTCACGGTATTGTCGATTTTTTTGATATCGGACGCAATGGTGTATGCCATGCTCTTTTCCCTGAAAAAGGTTTTGTCCGGCCGGGCTACACCATTATTATGGGGGATTCCCATACCTGCACCCATGGAGCTTTTGGTGCCTTTGCCGCAGGGGTGGGTACAACGGACCTGGAAGTGGGAATTCTTAAAGGAGTCTGTGCTTTTAAAGCTCCTAAAACACTGAAAGTGGAAGTTACGGGAAGTCTGCCGGAAGGTGTTTATGCCAAAGATGTCATTCTGGCACTGATCGGAGAGCTGGGGGTAAACGGAGCTACCAATAAAGTCATTGAGTTTACCGGCTCAGTGGTTGAAAAAATGTCCATGGAGTCCCGTATGACTCTGTGCAATATGGCCATTGAAGCAGGTGGTACCTGTGGTGTCTGCTATCCTGATTCCGTAACCGTGGACTATCTCTGGCCTTTTATTGGGAATGACTATCCTTCCAGGGAAGCAGCCCTTGAAGATTTTTCCCGCTGGATTTCCGATGCAGATGCCGTTTATGACGGTGTGATGAATCTGGACGTCAGCGGTCTTTCACCTATGGTTACATTTGGTTATAAGCCGGATCAGGTGAAGCCCGTTACTGAAATGGAAGGAACCCCTGTGGATCAGGTTTATATCGGATCCTGTACCAACGGACGTATTGAGGATCTGCGTATTGCCGCGGCTGTTCTGAAGGGAAAACGCATTGCTGATTCCGTACGGGGGGTAGTCTCTCCTGCAACGCCGGAAGTATACCGTATGGCCCTGGCCGAGGGGATTATACAGATTTTCATGGATGCCGGATTCTGCGTTACCAATCCTACCTGCGGTGCCTGCCTTGGCATGAGCAATGGAGTACTGGCAGACGGAGAAGTCTGTGCCGCCACTACTAACCGTAACTTTAACGGTCGCATGGGTAAGGGAGGCATGGTGCATCTCATGAGTCCGGCCACGGCTGCGGCTACGGCTATTGCCGGTAATATCGTGAACTCGGAACTTTTTGACGGCAGGGAGGCAGGTGCATGA
- a CDS encoding 3-isopropylmalate dehydratase small subunit, producing the protein MKSFDGKVAFLDRSDINTDEIIPARYLTEITKEALKPYLMEDLSMEGFHPATSLAGASVVVSRANFGCGSSREHAPWAFEVNGIYLVIAESFARIFRQNMFNCGMMAVELPSETIETLFARFAGRDTFVTVNLEKEEFSFRSENDRLDFSFHISEFDKSLVLAGGWVDFADQNY; encoded by the coding sequence ATGAAAAGCTTTGACGGTAAGGTGGCGTTTCTGGACCGTTCGGATATTAATACGGATGAAATTATACCCGCACGCTATCTCACGGAGATTACCAAAGAGGCTCTGAAGCCCTATCTGATGGAGGATCTCAGCATGGAGGGTTTTCATCCTGCCACAAGCCTTGCCGGGGCTTCTGTTGTGGTGAGTCGTGCCAATTTCGGCTGCGGTTCTTCCCGTGAGCATGCTCCGTGGGCATTTGAAGTCAATGGCATCTACCTTGTCATTGCGGAAAGTTTTGCCCGTATTTTTCGCCAGAACATGTTTAACTGCGGTATGATGGCTGTTGAACTGCCATCGGAAACCATCGAAACACTTTTTGCCCGTTTTGCAGGCAGAGATACTTTTGTTACCGTTAATCTTGAAAAAGAAGAATTTTCTTTTCGGTCAGAAAATGATCGGTTGGATTTTTCCTTTCATATTTCAGAATTTGATAAAAGCCTTGTGCTGGCTGGTGGATGGGTGGATTTTGCGGATCAAAACTACTAG
- a CDS encoding HAD family hydrolase: MDEENFHFPELVLLDFGGVIAEEGFKTAMADLADSQGKNPETLKRQAFDLVYATGFTTGKIKDTSFWKIFRDMTGIEGEDAFLTNFVKERFVVRPFMLSLVMQLREAGIRTAVLSDQTHWLEELDERDHFFSCFDRVFNSYQAGITKKDPLFFLQVLDRMKASADRTLFVDDHKPHVERAMGLGMDAIWYREQEEFERAILARFPFILFPGEGRLFR; this comes from the coding sequence ATGGACGAAGAAAATTTTCATTTCCCAGAGCTGGTACTTCTGGATTTTGGAGGGGTTATTGCCGAGGAAGGTTTTAAGACCGCCATGGCTGATCTTGCAGACAGCCAGGGAAAGAATCCAGAAACCCTGAAGCGTCAGGCTTTTGATCTTGTCTATGCCACAGGGTTCACCACTGGCAAAATCAAAGATACCTCGTTTTGGAAAATATTTCGTGACATGACGGGTATTGAAGGAGAAGATGCCTTTCTCACGAATTTTGTGAAAGAACGGTTTGTGGTGAGGCCTTTCATGCTTTCTCTGGTGATGCAGCTCAGGGAGGCTGGTATACGGACGGCTGTTCTCAGCGATCAGACCCATTGGCTCGAAGAGCTGGATGAAAGGGATCATTTTTTTTCCTGTTTTGATAGGGTTTTTAACTCCTATCAGGCTGGCATAACCAAAAAAGATCCTCTGTTTTTTCTGCAGGTACTGGATCGGATGAAGGCTTCCGCGGACCGGACCCTTTTTGTGGATGACCATAAACCCCACGTGGAAAGGGCCATGGGTCTGGGCATGGATGCCATATGGTACAGGGAGCAGGAAGAATTTGAGAGAGCTATCCTTGCCCGTTTTCCTTTTATTCTTTTTCCCGGAGAGGGGAGGCTTTTCCGCTGA
- a CDS encoding rhodanese-like domain-containing protein — translation MKTEAFERMWPEDVATYMKARKEKAYLLVDVREDSEYGEEHIPGALHLPLSEVPSRIASFVKDAERELIFYCARGVRSEAAAIMGREVLGPELRIISMTGGMAAWESGIVESPPDLSLFYGNLMEGTHLQRAMALEKGAEFFYGLLAERWGQFPLGDVFAKMGRDEVAHARILWRFMREEGSFEAVYGNLTTDFAESGERLNDLAEQLEAFTGAACAEVLETALRVELMAYDLYRNLGESAQGEERDAFMTLAQAEKAHMVRLGDAFALCEESR, via the coding sequence ATGAAGACGGAAGCTTTTGAGAGAATGTGGCCGGAAGATGTTGCCACTTACATGAAAGCCCGGAAGGAGAAGGCTTATCTTTTGGTGGATGTCCGTGAAGATTCGGAATATGGCGAAGAGCATATTCCGGGGGCTCTGCACCTGCCTTTGAGTGAAGTCCCTTCCCGAATCGCTTCGTTTGTGAAAGATGCGGAGAGGGAACTTATCTTCTATTGTGCCAGGGGAGTGAGGTCCGAAGCTGCCGCTATCATGGGGCGGGAAGTACTGGGGCCGGAGCTGCGGATCATCAGCATGACAGGTGGCATGGCTGCCTGGGAATCCGGCATCGTGGAAAGTCCGCCGGACCTTTCTCTTTTTTATGGGAACCTTATGGAAGGGACTCACCTGCAACGGGCCATGGCCCTTGAAAAGGGTGCAGAGTTTTTCTATGGTTTGCTGGCGGAACGCTGGGGGCAGTTCCCACTTGGGGATGTTTTTGCAAAGATGGGTCGTGATGAAGTGGCCCATGCAAGAATTCTCTGGCGGTTTATGCGGGAAGAGGGCAGTTTTGAGGCGGTGTACGGAAACCTGACAACGGATTTTGCCGAAAGCGGGGAGAGGCTGAACGATCTTGCTGAACAACTGGAGGCATTTACCGGGGCAGCCTGTGCCGAGGTTCTTGAAACGGCTTTGCGTGTCGAATTGATGGCCTATGACCTTTACAGGAACCTCGGAGAATCTGCCCAGGGAGAAGAGCGGGATGCCTTTATGACGCTGGCTCAGGCGGAAAAAGCCCATATGGTGCGTCTTGGAGATGCCTTTGCCCTCTGCGAAGAATCCAGATAA